Proteins found in one Quercus robur chromosome 2, dhQueRobu3.1, whole genome shotgun sequence genomic segment:
- the LOC126712179 gene encoding pathogenesis-related thaumatin-like protein 3.5, which translates to MTPMAKSSKIFSLLLLFSLGSLASATVFTIQNHCAYTVWPGILSGNGPTLGNGGFSLGPGSSSQLTAQPGWSGRFWGRTGCNFDGSGNGECATGDCGSLQCTNGGTPPVTLVEFTIGTGPTGKDFYDVSLVDGYNVGMGVKATGGTGDCQYAGCVTDLNGNCPSELQVTASGSVVACKSACEAFNTAEFCCTGDHATPQTCSPTQYSQMFKNACPSAYSYAYDDASSTCTCSGSDYLITFCPTGSR; encoded by the exons aTGACACCAATGGCGAAAAGCTCAAagattttctctcttctcctcCTATTCTCTTTAG GTAGTCTAGCTTCAGCGACAGTATTTACCATCCAGAATCATTGTGCTTACACAGTGTGGCCTGGAATTCTCTCCGGAAACGGGCCCACACTCGGGAATGGTGGATTTTCATTGGGCCCAGGTTCATCAAGCCAGCTCACGGCCCAACCCGGCTGGTCAGGCCGGTTCTGGGGAAGAACCGGGTGCAACTTCGACGGTTCAGGTAACGGCGAGTGCGCCACAGGAGATTGCGGCTCTCTACAATGCACCAATGGCGGCACGCCACCTGTCACTCTGGTCGAGTTCACGATCGGCACGGGTCCCACGGGCAAAGACTTCTACGACGTAAGCCTCGTCGACGGTTACAACGTTGGGATGGGAGTCAAGGCGACCGGCGGAACCGGTGACTGCCAGTACGCCGGGTGCGTCACCGACTTGAACGGTAACTGCCCGTCTGAGTTGCAGGTCACCGCGAGTGGCTCGGTAGTCGCGTGTAAGAGCGCGTGCGAGGCATTCAACACGGCCGAGTTTTGTTGCACTGGGGACCACGCGACACCTCAGACATGTTCGCCGACACAGTACTCGCAGATGTTCAAGAATGCTTGCCCCTCCGCTTACAGTTACGCGTACGACGATGCTTCTAGCACGTGCACTTGTTCCGGGTCGGATTATTTGATCACGTTTTGCCCAACCGGGTCACGATGA